The Erinaceus europaeus chromosome 17, mEriEur2.1, whole genome shotgun sequence nucleotide sequence TCGCCAGCGTAGCTGCGTGGAGGCGGAACTTGGGAGCATCAAAGAGCCAAGGCTGGGCCTGTAGCCGGCTTTCCCATGCAGCAGCGATGGCCTCGTCCCCTCCTGGCAGTGGGCGCCGGTCATGGGCGGGGCTCAGCTCCACCAGCACCTGGCTCTCCAGCAGCCCGGTCGGGGGACATTGCAACAGTAGGGACACCTCAGGGTCCATGGTCTGGACAGACGGGGCAGCTATGGGGAGAAcacagccagaactctcacccaGGGGGACCCCACAGCCACCCTTGGGTCCGGTAGCACGCCCCCCTCTGCCATATGCCCCCGGAGGCCTTCTGCACCCTCTGATCGCTTTCTGAACAGTAGAGTGACTCCGCTTCCGCAAGAGCCTGGAGTCCACCCCGGGGCCTCCCTGTCAGCTGGAGGTACAGGGCCCTGCCACCCCTAGGACCCACGTCTGCCAGGGTTAGAGGGCTCCCGCCCCCAGCCTCTGACATGCTCGGCTCCAGCGGGGTCGGGAAGCTCCGGCCTCTCGCCGCACTCACCCCCGGACCCGCACGCAGCCACGCCCCTTTTCAGGACCGGAAATTGAGACCCCTTCTCCCTCGGCTTCTCATTGGCCGGCACTAGCGCTTCCGGCCCGCCTTCTGGAAGCCGCCCGCAGGGCCGATCCGCCGGGTGCAAGCGGGGCTTGCAGTCACAGGGGCGAGTTGGTGGGAGGGCTGTCTCTGCCGGCTCCCCGCTCCTGAGGCTTTGTGACTTCCTGGGTGCGGTGGGGACCTGGGAGCGATCTTAACAGGCCCCGCATGTGACAGCGCCCCGCATGTCAAGGCCATGAGCGCATCGACAGGAAGGAGGCCCGAAGCAGCAGGACCCAGGGGTAGAGGGGCTCACAGACCCCGGGAACAGGTGCACGACCCCGCACCCCCGCCCAGGTGGGGGGCGCTGAGCACTTCCTCCCTGGGGGTGCGGGCGGCTGGCAGGGGGCTCGGCGGGCCACGCTGCTATTCGCCCTGGTCTCCGCAGGGTCTCTCAGGGCTCGGGGCGGGCTGCAGGACGGGGCCAGCACTGTGACTAGGTGCCCCCTCCGGGCTCTTTCAGGACCGGGATGTACAGTTGTCCAAGGCTCTGTCCTACGCCCTGCGCCACGGGGCTCTGAAGCTGGGGCTCCCCATGGGGGCCGGTGAGTGGGGGTCTTGGCAgctggctgggggaggggtcGCTCCCCTGGAGGGTGTAGGCCTGCCTGTGAGTGCTCTCCCCCGAGGTTGCCAGCACCGTGCGGAGGTGGAACCATGCACATCACCACTTGCTGCAGAGCAAAGCAGGGCTGGCCAGGCAGCTCAGCTGGGATCAGGCTGCAGCCCCGGCCTGATAGAAACGGGCAATTGGCCCAAAATAAAGAGACTCAGTATGCGATTTATGAAGTTAGTAAGACAGCAATGTCTTCGTTTGTCTAAAGGCTTGTCCAGACCCACCCAGACCTTGCAGGCGGGCACACACCAAGCTGGAAGTCGGCCTGGTTTTTATGATTAAGGGTTTGAAACTACGCGGGTCCTCCTCTCATTGGAGACAAGGGCTCAGTCCCTTCCCGGTTGGCtaagggagggggaaaagggcGGTGCACGGGGGAAGAACTCTGCTTTAAATCAGGAACTTGGTTTGCAGCacgtaatcttcttcttcttcttttgtaatatttatttattttcccttttgttgcccttgtttttttattattgttgtagttattgttgttattattgatgtcgttagagcagtgagaaatggagagaggaggggaagacagagagggggagagaaagacacctgcagacctgcttcaccacctgtgaagcgactcccctgcagatggggagctggggactccaaccaggatatttccactggtccttgtgcttagcgccatgtgcgcttaacctgctgtgctaccacctgactccctcttttttaaaaaaaaatatttatttattcccttttgttgcccttggcttttttattgttgttgttgatgtcgtggttgttggataggacagagagaagtggagagaggaggggaagacagagtgggagagaaagacacctgcagacctgcttcactgcttgtgaagtgactcccctgcaggtggggagccggggctcaaaccaggatccttaagccaagtccttgtgccttgcaccacgtgtgcttaacctgctgtgctactactacccaactcccagctgtctatctttctctcccccctctgtctcccccccctctacttctctctgtcgtatccaacaacgacagcaataacaacaatagtaaataacaagggcaacaaaaaggaaaaaagatagcccctaggagcagtggatttatagtgcaggcactgagttccagcgataaccctggaggcaaaaaataaataaataaataaatacacaaatggcATGTGGACTGGGCGGTGGCAGTAGTGACTAAAGCACTGGACCGTTGGACTGGgaatcatgaggtcccaagtttgatccccaaaacatgtgccagattgatgtgCTGGTTCTCTTACCCCTTCATTAACAAATACTTGGTTTCAGAAAAGTTATTAttggctgggtgttggcacctgattgagctcacatgttataatgcacacggacctgggttccagtccctggtccacctgcagggggaaagctttgggagtgtgggagtggtgaagcagggctgcagctgtctctctgtctctttctctatccccactaccctctcgatttctggctgtctctatccaataaataaagttaataaaaaaatttaaagatgaatttaaaattttaattaattaaaagtaaaatgaaaggcACAGGGACAAACGCCAAGCCCCGTGCCTGGGCCGAGCCCCCGGCACAAGCCCAGCCCCTGAACACCACACACGCCCAGATGGCTTCGTGCCCCTGGACGCCCTCCTGCAGCGCCCACAGTTCCGAGGCTTCTCTGCGGAAGACGTGCAGCGTGTGGTGGACACCGACGCCAAACAGCGCTTCTCCCTGCGGCCTGGGGACCCCAGCACTGGACCTCTCATCCGGGCCAATCAGggacactccctgcaggtgggggtgctgAGCAACCCGTGGGAAAACTGGGGTGGGAGACCCCAAGGGTTAGGACGGTGCCCTGGGGGGAGATCTCACCTCCGCTCTCCCCATCCCAGGTGCCAGACTTGGAGCTGACCCCCCTGGAGACCCCACAGGCCCTGCCCCCGCAGCTGGTCCATGGCACATTCCGGCGGCACTGGCCCTCCATCAGGCTCAGCGGTCTGTCCTGCCGTGGGAGGACGCACATTCACCTGGCTGCGGGACTGCCCGGGGACCCGGGTGTCATCAGCGGTCAGTACCCACTGCCCACTCTGTTCAACCAGGCCCCTCCCTCCAGAGGCCAGAGCCTCTGTCCACGCCCTGGCTGCGTTCCCCTGCTCTCCCACCCACCTGCCCCCCAGGGCCGC carries:
- the TRPT1 gene encoding tRNA 2'-phosphotransferase 1 isoform X2 gives rise to the protein MSASTGRRPEAAGPRGRGAHRPREQDRDVQLSKALSYALRHGALKLGLPMGADGFVPLDALLQRPQFRGFSAEDVQRVVDTDAKQRFSLRPGDPSTGPLIRANQGHSLQVPDLELTPLETPQALPPQLVHGTFRRHWPSIRLSGLSCRGRTHIHLAAGLPGDPGVISGMRPSCEVAVFIDGPLALADGIPFFRSANGVFLTPGDADGFLLPKYFKEALQLRPSRKPLSLAGDEETECQSDPKHSSRGRKSVQ
- the TRPT1 gene encoding tRNA 2'-phosphotransferase 1 isoform X1, producing the protein MSASTGRRPEAAGPRGRGAHRPREQVHDPAPPQDRDVQLSKALSYALRHGALKLGLPMGADGFVPLDALLQRPQFRGFSAEDVQRVVDTDAKQRFSLRPGDPSTGPLIRANQGHSLQVPDLELTPLETPQALPPQLVHGTFRRHWPSIRLSGLSCRGRTHIHLAAGLPGDPGVISGMRPSCEVAVFIDGPLALADGIPFFRSANGVFLTPGDADGFLLPKYFKEALQLRPSRKPLSLAGDEETECQSDPKHSSRGRKSVQ
- the TRPT1 gene encoding tRNA 2'-phosphotransferase 1 isoform X3, producing MGADGFVPLDALLQRPQFRGFSAEDVQRVVDTDAKQRFSLRPGDPSTGPLIRANQGHSLQVPDLELTPLETPQALPPQLVHGTFRRHWPSIRLSGLSCRGRTHIHLAAGLPGDPGVISGMRPSCEVAVFIDGPLALADGIPFFRSANGVFLTPGDADGFLLPKYFKEALQLRPSRKPLSLAGDEETECQSDPKHSSRGRKSVQ